A single genomic interval of Rhododendron vialii isolate Sample 1 chromosome 3a, ASM3025357v1 harbors:
- the LOC131320827 gene encoding uncharacterized protein LOC131320827 isoform X8: MQWKGGFELPTRLAVAAADCTLALTTALTKKDLFSNGSDEKPKQSNSNLSSLPTTWVPGEKRVKPASRCPEVSMEMNLLLWDHLDELIILVQRLIAWSRKSWSLHAEGLDRVLKWLQGIKGSHAHVQNEAGSHMLNTGVLLLSSCWKYYGMLMHLEDYQSSQHYKELLDQYLSGIQFYAENHTEEYTENKDSGIETIKFFLNCLSLLLGHLDSKRFENTLSEDGLQISRVLISQLHCADAEVIDGAVCLLKAVIFRSNYSLVGSSSTDTREMDAVLPLLLHLLDERDGTARAVVVLIAEYCSISTDSRCLQEVLNRLASVDVVQRRNAVDVISELFRISPHLVHIFGRQDIANHLLERLGDEESIVRTQASNLIPMMDPSLVLPALVGLLYSSDEVLQSSARNTFVAVFKYHNKSFEVLCMLFNCLSDLCQNPDLPEASGGSKLDADIVLKLIPQWSDSVEEWNLLVEPLIDKLFAEPSNAIIVKFLSYISEQLADAADVVFHRILLRTRQPDEWKSHDSEIDNPVRQAHSLFDRLCPLLIIRLLPLRVFNNLNSSLMYGVLRDQGYFDINDPECVAGILLNRAFNNLEFDDVRKLAAELSGRIHPQVLLPIIASQLEDAANDREILKIKACLFALCTSFVIRGGDSIVHPAMLEIRNTIETILLWPSLDGDEVSKAQHGCIDCLALMICTELQDPELFRDLPTKKSSLVRTPSWSRDAAMRNSVLSCVINQLTNDKIQVSSAKRGNEGCSYESSMSLSFRMCMANVLISACQKMPNSGKKPFARKVLPHLIQSVEMIMESEIRAAFVQVFFSAVYHLKSAVLPHASDLLKVSLKSLTDGSDKEKVAGAKLMASLMASEAAILESIAGGLLDARTILSSILSSLDTSPEVRQVCNQLLACLTSP, encoded by the exons ATGCAATGGAAG GGGGGTTTTGAGTTGCCAACTCGCCTGGCAGTGGCTGCTGCTGATTGCACTTTAGCTCTCACTACAGCTTTGACAAAAAAAGATCTATTTTCCAATGGTTCAGATGAAAAGCCTAAACAATCGAATTCAAATTTATCAAGCCTTCCAACTACCTGGGTGCCTGGAGAAAAGAGAGTGAAACCAGCTAGTAGATGTCCTGAAGTCTCAATGGAAATGAATTTATTGCTTTGGGATCATTTAGATGAACTTATTATTCTTGTGCAGAGACTCATTGCT TGGAGTAGAAAAAGCTGGTCTTTACATGCTGAAGGATTGGACAGAGTGCTCAAGTGGTTGCAGGGCATAAAAGGGAGCCATGCGCATGTTCAAAATGAGGCTG GGTCACACATGCTGAATACTGGAGTTTTACTTCTCTCTTCTTGTTGGAAATATTACGGCATGTTGATGCACTTGGAAGACTACCAGAGTTCTCAGCACTACAAAGAATTATTGGACCAATACCTGTCTGGGATTCAA TTTTATGCAGAGAACCACACTGAAGAGTATACTGAGAATAAGGATAGTGGAATAGAGACTATAAAGTTTTTCTTAAATTGTCTATCCCTGCTCTTGGGGCATTTGGACAGCAAACGATTTGAAAACACATTGTCAGAAGATGGGTTGCAGATATCTCGCGTTCTCATATCCCAG CTTCACTGTGCCGATGCGGAGGTGATTGATGGGGCGGTTTGCCTCTTAAAGGCAGTCATCTTTAGATCCAATTATTCTTTGGTTGGGAGCAGTTCCACTGACACTAGAGAGATGGATGCTGTGCTACCATTGCTACTACACCTTCTAGATGAACGTGATGGAACAGCCAGGGCTGTCGTCGTACTCATTGCAGAATACTGCTCCAT AAGCACAGATAGCCGGTGCCTTCAAGAAGTTTTAAACCGTCTCGCTTCTGTAGATGTTGTACAGAGGAGGAATGCTGTTGATGTTATATCAGAACTTTTTCGTATATCTCCACATCTAGTGCAT ATTTTTGGCAGGCAAGATATAGCAAACCACTTGTTGGAGCGTCTTGGAGATGAAGAATCCATAGTTCGAACACAAGCATCGAATTTGATCCCAATGATGG ACCCTTCCCTGGTTTTGCCTGCTTTAGTCGGTCTTCTTTATTCATCAGACGAAGTATTACAGTCATCTGCTAGAAACACATTTGTTGCCGTGTTCAAATATCATAATAAAAGCTTTGAAGTTTTATGTATGTTGTTCAACTGTCTCAG CGACCTCTGTCAAAACCCAGATCTTCCAGAAGCTTCAG GAGGGTCAAAGTTGGATGCTGACATCGTGCTCAAGCTGATTCCACAGTGGTCAGACAGT GTTGAAGAGTGGAACTTGTTGGTTGAACCCTTGATTGACAAGTTGTTTGCGGAGCCATCAAATGCCATAATTGTTAAGTTCCTAAGTTATATTAGTGAACAGTTGGCAGATGCTGCAGATGTAGTCTTTCACCGGATTCTGTTGCGTACAAGACAGCCGGATGA ATGGAAAAGTCATGACTCTGAAATCGACAATCCTGTGAGACAGGCACATTCTCTCTTTGATCGCCTCTGCCCTTTACTTATTATCAGGCTGCTTCCGCTGAGGGTTTTTAATAATCTCAACTCTTCATTGATGTATGGTGTTCTTCGGGACCAAG GATATTTTGACATAAATGATCCTGAATGTGTTGCTGGAATCCTTCTAAACAG GGCATTTAATAATTTGGAGTTTGATGATGTTCGGAAACTTGCAGCTGAACTCTCTGGGCGGATTCATCCTCAG GTACTACTTCCAATTATTGCCTCGCAGTTGGAAGATGCAGCAAATGATCGtgaaatactaaaaataaaagCTTGTTTGTTTGCATTATGCACATCATTTGTG ATAAGAGGCGGGGATTCAATTGTGCATCCAGCTATGCTTGAAATTAGGAACACTATAGAAACTATCCTGTTGTGGCCTTCACTCGATGGAGATgaag TTTCCAAAGCCCAACATGGGTGCATTGATTGCCTTGCGTTGATGATATGTACTGAACTGCAAGATCCCGAATTATTCAGGGATTTGCCCACAAAGAAATCAAGTCTTGTCAGAACTCCAAGCTGGTCTC GGGATGCTGCAATGAGAAATTCAGTACTTAGTTGTGTGATCAATCAGTTAACAAACGATAAGATTCAAGTTTCCTCTGCCAAAAGGGGCAATGAGGGCTGCTCATATGAGTCATCAATGTCTCTCTCATTTCGCATGTGCATGGCTAATGTCCTTATCAGTGCTTGTCAAAAGATGCCAAATTCTGGCAAGAAACCCTTTGCTCGGAAAGTTCTTCCGCATCTCATTCAGTCTGTGGAG ATGATTATGGAATCAGAGATTAGAGCTGCATTTGTCCAAGTTTTCTTCTCAGCTGTGTATCATCTGAAGTCTGCAGTTCTTCCCCACGCATCCGATCTTCTCAAAGTCTCTTTGAAATCTCTTACAGATGGATCAGATAAG GAAAAAGTGGCAGGTGCAAAGCTAATGGCATCTCTAATGGCTAGTGAAGCTGCTATTTTGGAAAGTATTGCGGGAGGACTGCTGGATGCGAGAACAATACTTTCAAGTATATTATCTTCGTTGGATACTTCGCCAGAAGTACGACAAGTATGCAACCAGTTGCTTGCATGTCTAACTTCTCCGTAG
- the LOC131320827 gene encoding uncharacterized protein LOC131320827 isoform X9 yields the protein MEMNLLLWDHLDELIILVQRLIAWSRKSWSLHAEGLDRVLKWLQGIKGSHAHVQNEAGSHMLNTGVLLLSSCWKYYGMLMHLEDYQSSQHYKELLDQYLSGIQFYAENHTEEYTENKDSGIETIKFFLNCLSLLLGHLDSKRFENTLSEDGLQISRVLISQLHCADAEVIDGAVCLLKAVIFRSNYSLVGSSSTDTREMDAVLPLLLHLLDERDGTARAVVVLIAEYCSISTDSRCLQEVLNRLASVDVVQRRNAVDVISELFRISPHLVHIFGRQDIANHLLERLGDEESIVRTQASNLIPMMDPSLVLPALVGLLYSSDEVLQSSARNTFVAVFKYHNKSFEVLCMLFNCLSDLCQNPDLPEASGGSKLDADIVLKLIPQWSDSVEEWNLLVEPLIDKLFAEPSNAIIVKFLSYISEQLADAADVVFHRILLRTRQPDEWKSHDSEIDNPVRQAHSLFDRLCPLLIIRLLPLRVFNNLNSSLMYGVLRDQGYFDINDPECVAGILLNRAFNNLEFDDVRKLAAELSGRIHPQVLLPIIASQLEDAANDREILKIKACLFALCTSFVIRGGDSIVHPAMLEIRNTIETILLWPSLDGDEVSKAQHGCIDCLALMICTELQDPELFRDLPTKKSSLVRTPSWSRDAAMRNSVLSCVINQLTNDKIQVSSAKRGNEGCSYESSMSLSFRMCMANVLISACQKMPNSGKKPFARKVLPHLIQSVEMIMESEIRAAFVQVFFSAVYHLKSAVLPHASDLLKVSLKSLTDGSDKEKVAGAKLMASLMASEAAILESIAGGLLDARTILSSILSSLDTSPEVRQVCNQLLACLTSP from the exons ATGGAAATGAATTTATTGCTTTGGGATCATTTAGATGAACTTATTATTCTTGTGCAGAGACTCATTGCT TGGAGTAGAAAAAGCTGGTCTTTACATGCTGAAGGATTGGACAGAGTGCTCAAGTGGTTGCAGGGCATAAAAGGGAGCCATGCGCATGTTCAAAATGAGGCTG GGTCACACATGCTGAATACTGGAGTTTTACTTCTCTCTTCTTGTTGGAAATATTACGGCATGTTGATGCACTTGGAAGACTACCAGAGTTCTCAGCACTACAAAGAATTATTGGACCAATACCTGTCTGGGATTCAA TTTTATGCAGAGAACCACACTGAAGAGTATACTGAGAATAAGGATAGTGGAATAGAGACTATAAAGTTTTTCTTAAATTGTCTATCCCTGCTCTTGGGGCATTTGGACAGCAAACGATTTGAAAACACATTGTCAGAAGATGGGTTGCAGATATCTCGCGTTCTCATATCCCAG CTTCACTGTGCCGATGCGGAGGTGATTGATGGGGCGGTTTGCCTCTTAAAGGCAGTCATCTTTAGATCCAATTATTCTTTGGTTGGGAGCAGTTCCACTGACACTAGAGAGATGGATGCTGTGCTACCATTGCTACTACACCTTCTAGATGAACGTGATGGAACAGCCAGGGCTGTCGTCGTACTCATTGCAGAATACTGCTCCAT AAGCACAGATAGCCGGTGCCTTCAAGAAGTTTTAAACCGTCTCGCTTCTGTAGATGTTGTACAGAGGAGGAATGCTGTTGATGTTATATCAGAACTTTTTCGTATATCTCCACATCTAGTGCAT ATTTTTGGCAGGCAAGATATAGCAAACCACTTGTTGGAGCGTCTTGGAGATGAAGAATCCATAGTTCGAACACAAGCATCGAATTTGATCCCAATGATGG ACCCTTCCCTGGTTTTGCCTGCTTTAGTCGGTCTTCTTTATTCATCAGACGAAGTATTACAGTCATCTGCTAGAAACACATTTGTTGCCGTGTTCAAATATCATAATAAAAGCTTTGAAGTTTTATGTATGTTGTTCAACTGTCTCAG CGACCTCTGTCAAAACCCAGATCTTCCAGAAGCTTCAG GAGGGTCAAAGTTGGATGCTGACATCGTGCTCAAGCTGATTCCACAGTGGTCAGACAGT GTTGAAGAGTGGAACTTGTTGGTTGAACCCTTGATTGACAAGTTGTTTGCGGAGCCATCAAATGCCATAATTGTTAAGTTCCTAAGTTATATTAGTGAACAGTTGGCAGATGCTGCAGATGTAGTCTTTCACCGGATTCTGTTGCGTACAAGACAGCCGGATGA ATGGAAAAGTCATGACTCTGAAATCGACAATCCTGTGAGACAGGCACATTCTCTCTTTGATCGCCTCTGCCCTTTACTTATTATCAGGCTGCTTCCGCTGAGGGTTTTTAATAATCTCAACTCTTCATTGATGTATGGTGTTCTTCGGGACCAAG GATATTTTGACATAAATGATCCTGAATGTGTTGCTGGAATCCTTCTAAACAG GGCATTTAATAATTTGGAGTTTGATGATGTTCGGAAACTTGCAGCTGAACTCTCTGGGCGGATTCATCCTCAG GTACTACTTCCAATTATTGCCTCGCAGTTGGAAGATGCAGCAAATGATCGtgaaatactaaaaataaaagCTTGTTTGTTTGCATTATGCACATCATTTGTG ATAAGAGGCGGGGATTCAATTGTGCATCCAGCTATGCTTGAAATTAGGAACACTATAGAAACTATCCTGTTGTGGCCTTCACTCGATGGAGATgaag TTTCCAAAGCCCAACATGGGTGCATTGATTGCCTTGCGTTGATGATATGTACTGAACTGCAAGATCCCGAATTATTCAGGGATTTGCCCACAAAGAAATCAAGTCTTGTCAGAACTCCAAGCTGGTCTC GGGATGCTGCAATGAGAAATTCAGTACTTAGTTGTGTGATCAATCAGTTAACAAACGATAAGATTCAAGTTTCCTCTGCCAAAAGGGGCAATGAGGGCTGCTCATATGAGTCATCAATGTCTCTCTCATTTCGCATGTGCATGGCTAATGTCCTTATCAGTGCTTGTCAAAAGATGCCAAATTCTGGCAAGAAACCCTTTGCTCGGAAAGTTCTTCCGCATCTCATTCAGTCTGTGGAG ATGATTATGGAATCAGAGATTAGAGCTGCATTTGTCCAAGTTTTCTTCTCAGCTGTGTATCATCTGAAGTCTGCAGTTCTTCCCCACGCATCCGATCTTCTCAAAGTCTCTTTGAAATCTCTTACAGATGGATCAGATAAG GAAAAAGTGGCAGGTGCAAAGCTAATGGCATCTCTAATGGCTAGTGAAGCTGCTATTTTGGAAAGTATTGCGGGAGGACTGCTGGATGCGAGAACAATACTTTCAAGTATATTATCTTCGTTGGATACTTCGCCAGAAGTACGACAAGTATGCAACCAGTTGCTTGCATGTCTAACTTCTCCGTAG
- the LOC131320827 gene encoding uncharacterized protein LOC131320827 isoform X7, protein MTKAEVLFTTQDFFFVHHTSCICCMQWKGGFELPTRLAVAAADCTLALTTALTKKDLFSNGSDEKPKQSNSNLSSLPTTWVPGEKRVKPASRCPEVSMEMNLLLWDHLDELIILVQRLIAWSRKSWSLHAEGLDRVLKWLQGIKGSHAHVQNEAGSHMLNTGVLLLSSCWKYYGMLMHLEDYQSSQHYKELLDQYLSGIQFYAENHTEEYTENKDSGIETIKFFLNCLSLLLGHLDSKRFENTLSEDGLQISRVLISQLHCADAEVIDGAVCLLKAVIFRSNYSLVGSSSTDTREMDAVLPLLLHLLDERDGTARAVVVLIAEYCSISTDSRCLQEVLNRLASVDVVQRRNAVDVISELFRISPHLVHIFGRQDIANHLLERLGDEESIVRTQASNLIPMMDPSLVLPALVGLLYSSDEVLQSSARNTFVAVFKYHNKSFEVLCMLFNCLSDLCQNPDLPEASGGSKLDADIVLKLIPQWSDSVEEWNLLVEPLIDKLFAEPSNAIIVKFLSYISEQLADAADVVFHRILLRTRQPDEWKSHDSEIDNPVRQAHSLFDRLCPLLIIRLLPLRVFNNLNSSLMYGVLRDQGYFDINDPECVAGILLNRAFNNLEFDDVRKLAAELSGRIHPQVLLPIIASQLEDAANDREILKIKACLFALCTSFVIRGGDSIVHPAMLEIRNTIETILLWPSLDGDEVSKAQHGCIDCLALMICTELQDPELFRDLPTKKSSLVRTPSWSRDAAMRNSVLSCVINQLTNDKIQVSSAKRGNEGCSYESSMSLSFRMCMANVLISACQKMPNSGKKPFARKVLPHLIQSVEMIMESEIRAAFVQVFFSAVYHLKSAVLPHASDLLKVSLKSLTDGSDKEKVAGAKLMASLMASEAAILESIAGGLLDARTILSSILSSLDTSPEVRQVCNQLLACLTSP, encoded by the exons GACTAAAGCAGAAGTACTCTTCACTACTCAAGATTTTTTCTTCGTGCATCACACATCTTGTATCTGTTGTATGCAATGGAAG GGGGGTTTTGAGTTGCCAACTCGCCTGGCAGTGGCTGCTGCTGATTGCACTTTAGCTCTCACTACAGCTTTGACAAAAAAAGATCTATTTTCCAATGGTTCAGATGAAAAGCCTAAACAATCGAATTCAAATTTATCAAGCCTTCCAACTACCTGGGTGCCTGGAGAAAAGAGAGTGAAACCAGCTAGTAGATGTCCTGAAGTCTCAATGGAAATGAATTTATTGCTTTGGGATCATTTAGATGAACTTATTATTCTTGTGCAGAGACTCATTGCT TGGAGTAGAAAAAGCTGGTCTTTACATGCTGAAGGATTGGACAGAGTGCTCAAGTGGTTGCAGGGCATAAAAGGGAGCCATGCGCATGTTCAAAATGAGGCTG GGTCACACATGCTGAATACTGGAGTTTTACTTCTCTCTTCTTGTTGGAAATATTACGGCATGTTGATGCACTTGGAAGACTACCAGAGTTCTCAGCACTACAAAGAATTATTGGACCAATACCTGTCTGGGATTCAA TTTTATGCAGAGAACCACACTGAAGAGTATACTGAGAATAAGGATAGTGGAATAGAGACTATAAAGTTTTTCTTAAATTGTCTATCCCTGCTCTTGGGGCATTTGGACAGCAAACGATTTGAAAACACATTGTCAGAAGATGGGTTGCAGATATCTCGCGTTCTCATATCCCAG CTTCACTGTGCCGATGCGGAGGTGATTGATGGGGCGGTTTGCCTCTTAAAGGCAGTCATCTTTAGATCCAATTATTCTTTGGTTGGGAGCAGTTCCACTGACACTAGAGAGATGGATGCTGTGCTACCATTGCTACTACACCTTCTAGATGAACGTGATGGAACAGCCAGGGCTGTCGTCGTACTCATTGCAGAATACTGCTCCAT AAGCACAGATAGCCGGTGCCTTCAAGAAGTTTTAAACCGTCTCGCTTCTGTAGATGTTGTACAGAGGAGGAATGCTGTTGATGTTATATCAGAACTTTTTCGTATATCTCCACATCTAGTGCAT ATTTTTGGCAGGCAAGATATAGCAAACCACTTGTTGGAGCGTCTTGGAGATGAAGAATCCATAGTTCGAACACAAGCATCGAATTTGATCCCAATGATGG ACCCTTCCCTGGTTTTGCCTGCTTTAGTCGGTCTTCTTTATTCATCAGACGAAGTATTACAGTCATCTGCTAGAAACACATTTGTTGCCGTGTTCAAATATCATAATAAAAGCTTTGAAGTTTTATGTATGTTGTTCAACTGTCTCAG CGACCTCTGTCAAAACCCAGATCTTCCAGAAGCTTCAG GAGGGTCAAAGTTGGATGCTGACATCGTGCTCAAGCTGATTCCACAGTGGTCAGACAGT GTTGAAGAGTGGAACTTGTTGGTTGAACCCTTGATTGACAAGTTGTTTGCGGAGCCATCAAATGCCATAATTGTTAAGTTCCTAAGTTATATTAGTGAACAGTTGGCAGATGCTGCAGATGTAGTCTTTCACCGGATTCTGTTGCGTACAAGACAGCCGGATGA ATGGAAAAGTCATGACTCTGAAATCGACAATCCTGTGAGACAGGCACATTCTCTCTTTGATCGCCTCTGCCCTTTACTTATTATCAGGCTGCTTCCGCTGAGGGTTTTTAATAATCTCAACTCTTCATTGATGTATGGTGTTCTTCGGGACCAAG GATATTTTGACATAAATGATCCTGAATGTGTTGCTGGAATCCTTCTAAACAG GGCATTTAATAATTTGGAGTTTGATGATGTTCGGAAACTTGCAGCTGAACTCTCTGGGCGGATTCATCCTCAG GTACTACTTCCAATTATTGCCTCGCAGTTGGAAGATGCAGCAAATGATCGtgaaatactaaaaataaaagCTTGTTTGTTTGCATTATGCACATCATTTGTG ATAAGAGGCGGGGATTCAATTGTGCATCCAGCTATGCTTGAAATTAGGAACACTATAGAAACTATCCTGTTGTGGCCTTCACTCGATGGAGATgaag TTTCCAAAGCCCAACATGGGTGCATTGATTGCCTTGCGTTGATGATATGTACTGAACTGCAAGATCCCGAATTATTCAGGGATTTGCCCACAAAGAAATCAAGTCTTGTCAGAACTCCAAGCTGGTCTC GGGATGCTGCAATGAGAAATTCAGTACTTAGTTGTGTGATCAATCAGTTAACAAACGATAAGATTCAAGTTTCCTCTGCCAAAAGGGGCAATGAGGGCTGCTCATATGAGTCATCAATGTCTCTCTCATTTCGCATGTGCATGGCTAATGTCCTTATCAGTGCTTGTCAAAAGATGCCAAATTCTGGCAAGAAACCCTTTGCTCGGAAAGTTCTTCCGCATCTCATTCAGTCTGTGGAG ATGATTATGGAATCAGAGATTAGAGCTGCATTTGTCCAAGTTTTCTTCTCAGCTGTGTATCATCTGAAGTCTGCAGTTCTTCCCCACGCATCCGATCTTCTCAAAGTCTCTTTGAAATCTCTTACAGATGGATCAGATAAG GAAAAAGTGGCAGGTGCAAAGCTAATGGCATCTCTAATGGCTAGTGAAGCTGCTATTTTGGAAAGTATTGCGGGAGGACTGCTGGATGCGAGAACAATACTTTCAAGTATATTATCTTCGTTGGATACTTCGCCAGAAGTACGACAAGTATGCAACCAGTTGCTTGCATGTCTAACTTCTCCGTAG